A genomic segment from Corylus avellana chromosome ca5, CavTom2PMs-1.0 encodes:
- the LOC132181012 gene encoding protodermal factor 1 — MERVPSKLASLYVCSVVAALLSHNMMIHVMSTAVEDQKNYYSPEPHPPRGGHHGHTPSHGGYGTPPSGHGGGSYGPTPSPPSDGGSYGPTPSPPSGGYGGTPPSHGGSGSYNPTPSTPSYNPPPSTPSYDPPPSTPYYNPPPSTPSYDPPPSTPYYNPPPSTPSDGNCGTPPHHDETPPSTPGGYYNSPPPYSGGSPPTPVTVSPPTTPTPPSPPFVFDPNTPGTCNYWRSHPAVIWGLLGWWGTLGNAFGVTSVPGFGSSVSLQQALSNTRTDGLGALYREGTASLLNSMVNQRFPFTTKQVRDSFVSALGSNRAAAAQAQLFKLANEGRIKPRP, encoded by the exons ATGGAGAGGGTGCCAAGCAAATTAGCTTCTCTTTACGTTTGTAGTGTTGTTGCTGCATTGCTCTCTCACAACATGATGATCCATGTCATGTCAACTGCCGTTGAAGACCAGAAAAACTACTACTCTCCAGAACCACATCCCCCTAGAG GTGGCCACCATGGACACACTCCATCACATGGTGGCTATGGGACACCGCCTTCTGGTCACGGTGGAGGGAGCTACGGCCCAACACCATCACCCCCTTCGGACGGCGGAAGCTACGGCCCAACACCATCACCCCCTTCGGGAGGCTATGGAGGCACACCGCCTTCTCATGGTGGGAGCGGAAGCTACAACCCGACGCCGTCAACCCCTTCCTACAACCCGCCACCGTCAACCCCTTCCTACGACCCGCCACCGTCAACTCCTTACTACAACCCGCCACCGTCAACCCCTTCCTACGACCCGCCACCGTCAACTCCTTACTACAACCCGCCACCGTCAACCCCTTCAGACGGAAATTGTGGAACTCCCCCACATCATGATGAGACTCCACCATCAACTCCTGGTGGTTACTACAACTCCCCTCCACCTTATTCAGGTGGTAGCCCCCCCACACCAGTCACCGTAAGCCCACCAACAACCCCCACCCCACCTTCACCTCCATTTGTCTTTGATCCTAATACACCTGGTACATGCAA TTACTGGAGGAGTCACCCAGCAGTAATATGGGGTCTACTGGGGTGGTGGGGAACTTTGGGGAATGCATTCGGCGTGACAAGCGTTCCAGGGTTCGGCTCAAGCGTGAGCTTGCAGCAAGCTCTTTCCAACACACGCACTGACGGGCTCGGCGCACTCTACCGAGAAGGGACAGCTTCATTGCTCAACTCCATGGTGAACCAGAGGTTTCCTTTCACAACAAAGCAAGTCCGGGATAGTTTTGTGTCGGCTCTCGGCTCCAACAGGGCCGCAGCAGCTCAGGCTCAGCTCTTCAAGCTGGCCAACGAGGGCCGAATCAAGCCGAGACCCTGA